The following proteins come from a genomic window of Streptomyces liliiviolaceus:
- a CDS encoding serine hydrolase domain-containing protein, with the protein MPAQTSSHSHRILRRTLAMGLATCTGAVLMGCSQPPAEAAHPSGGQSKGAVNASADRTLGGLAQKAADTGSLGVIVRVDTGRGKALETARQASWTKADHRLAPGDLFRVGSNTKTLTATLVLQQVAEHRIGLDDTVDKWLPGAVRGGKDITVRMLLNHTSGLGDFFLTPQFLGSLTGQEERTWTPQELLAITPDQDPPTAPGEKYSYSNTNYVALGMILEKATGTGLARLLEQRITEPLGMKDSYLATNADWTSDSHAAGYEPDAERLKAILAGVVDLPDGFGFAGPERPEGNVETSAIDPAWSWAEGGMVSTAQDWQRFLTALMSGDLLPPAQMKEMRTTVDAPEEGGRYGLGLMRINTPCGTVWGHTGGLPGYSSEIYTDTSGRRSVAVLTSTNFGIKEERAAAANKELTQAAICLMLGKPQP; encoded by the coding sequence ATGCCCGCACAGACATCGTCCCACTCCCACCGCATCCTGCGCAGGACACTGGCCATGGGGCTTGCCACCTGCACCGGTGCGGTGCTCATGGGCTGCTCCCAGCCACCGGCCGAAGCCGCACACCCCTCGGGCGGACAGAGCAAGGGGGCGGTGAACGCGTCGGCCGACAGGACTCTGGGCGGCCTCGCGCAGAAGGCCGCGGACACCGGCTCCCTGGGCGTGATCGTCCGCGTCGACACCGGCAGGGGCAAGGCCCTGGAGACCGCCCGACAGGCCTCCTGGACGAAGGCCGACCACCGCCTCGCTCCCGGTGACCTGTTCAGGGTCGGTTCCAACACGAAGACACTCACCGCCACCCTCGTCCTGCAGCAGGTCGCCGAGCACCGCATCGGTCTCGACGACACGGTCGACAAGTGGCTGCCCGGGGCGGTCAGGGGCGGCAAGGACATCACCGTACGGATGCTGCTCAACCACACCAGCGGACTCGGCGACTTCTTCCTCACGCCGCAGTTCCTGGGTTCCCTGACGGGCCAGGAAGAGCGGACGTGGACTCCGCAGGAACTCCTCGCGATCACCCCCGACCAGGACCCGCCGACCGCACCCGGTGAGAAGTACTCCTACAGCAACACCAACTACGTAGCCCTCGGGATGATCCTGGAGAAGGCCACCGGTACGGGTCTGGCCCGGCTGCTAGAGCAGCGGATCACCGAGCCGCTGGGCATGAAGGACTCGTACCTGGCCACGAACGCGGACTGGACCTCGGACAGTCATGCGGCGGGCTACGAGCCGGACGCCGAGCGTCTCAAGGCCATCCTGGCCGGGGTCGTGGATCTGCCCGACGGTTTCGGGTTCGCTGGTCCCGAGCGTCCCGAGGGCAACGTCGAGACGTCCGCCATCGACCCGGCTTGGTCCTGGGCGGAGGGAGGCATGGTCTCCACCGCGCAGGACTGGCAGCGCTTCCTCACCGCGCTGATGTCCGGCGACCTGCTGCCCCCGGCCCAGATGAAGGAGATGCGCACCACGGTCGACGCCCCCGAGGAAGGCGGACGCTACGGACTCGGTCTGATGCGGATCAACACTCCTTGCGGCACCGTCTGGGGGCACACGGGCGGCCTGCCCGGCTACTCCAGCGAGATCTACACCGACACGAGCGGCCGCCGCAGTGTCGCCGTCCTGACGAGCACCAACTTCGGCATCAAGGAGGAGCGGGCAGCCGCCGCGAACAAGGAACTCACCCAGGCCGCCATCTGCCTCATGCTGGGCAAGCCGCAGCCCTAG
- a CDS encoding sensor histidine kinase, with protein MGIVDVRWPGWGGDAGLVVLTLVPPLLSQPYADPSGPAWVALTAYEAVAAVVLLLRRRLPATALVVGAGALVTALVAGAAQGAKLSPLVFLPLAVLLYNLGSRCPRWTRAVPAAAGSAALFAAGIWVNRATAAPPGFRGGVDVLAVLAPMPLAWAMGFAARTRGTLLAAAERRAADASRARAMEAEHVARRERERIAREMHDVVAHSLTLLVMHAEILRSHGAELPGWARPQVDALAAAGRQSSGDLRGLLRMLRDPADATALLPTPGFGELDALLDSHRAAGGTVEVRKADTLESLPGPVQLAGYRVLQEALVNARRHAPGAPVRLTLDHGPTQLRCEVVNDRGTRRATAGAGVGHGLTGMRERVGALGGEFTAGPTGDGGFRVLVTMPLEVFGG; from the coding sequence ATGGGAATCGTTGACGTTCGGTGGCCGGGGTGGGGCGGCGATGCGGGCCTGGTCGTACTGACACTTGTTCCACCGCTGCTGTCGCAGCCCTACGCGGACCCGTCCGGGCCGGCGTGGGTCGCGCTGACTGCGTACGAGGCGGTGGCCGCCGTGGTCCTGCTGTTGCGCCGGCGACTGCCGGCCACTGCCCTCGTCGTGGGGGCCGGGGCCCTTGTGACGGCGCTGGTCGCGGGCGCGGCGCAGGGCGCGAAGCTGTCCCCGCTGGTCTTCCTGCCGCTCGCCGTGCTGCTCTACAACCTGGGCAGCCGCTGTCCGCGTTGGACGCGAGCCGTACCGGCAGCGGCAGGCAGCGCCGCGTTGTTCGCGGCCGGTATCTGGGTGAACCGGGCGACGGCCGCTCCCCCCGGGTTCAGGGGCGGCGTGGACGTCCTCGCCGTGCTCGCCCCGATGCCGCTGGCCTGGGCGATGGGGTTCGCCGCGCGCACCCGGGGGACACTGCTCGCCGCGGCCGAGCGGCGGGCGGCCGACGCGAGCCGGGCCCGGGCCATGGAGGCCGAGCACGTCGCACGGCGGGAGCGGGAGCGCATCGCGCGCGAGATGCACGACGTGGTCGCGCACTCGCTCACGCTGCTGGTCATGCACGCGGAGATCCTGCGTTCTCACGGCGCCGAGCTGCCCGGCTGGGCCCGTCCCCAGGTCGACGCACTGGCGGCGGCCGGCCGGCAGAGCAGCGGCGATCTGCGGGGCCTGCTGCGGATGCTGCGTGACCCCGCGGACGCCACCGCGCTGCTGCCGACGCCCGGGTTCGGCGAGCTGGACGCCCTGCTGGACAGCCACCGTGCCGCGGGTGGAACCGTGGAGGTGCGCAAGGCGGACACCTTGGAGTCGTTGCCGGGACCGGTGCAACTGGCCGGGTACCGCGTCCTCCAGGAAGCACTGGTCAACGCCCGCCGGCACGCGCCCGGCGCGCCGGTCCGGCTGACCCTCGACCATGGGCCGACGCAGCTGCGGTGCGAGGTCGTGAACGACCGCGGGACACGGCGCGCCACGGCCGGTGCGGGCGTCGGCCACGGCCTGACCGGCATGCGCGAACGAGTCGGCGCACTGGGCGGCGAGTTCACCGCGGGGCCGACCGGCGACGGCGGCTTCCGCGTCCTGGTCACGATGCCGTTGGAGGTCTTCGGTGGCTGA
- a CDS encoding response regulator, with protein sequence MAERISVLVVDDEPVIRAGLSAILDSQADLTVVGTAGDGEEAVEACTRLRPDVLLMDIRMPRRNGLWALTELGRRGLVGPGRCRVLMVTTFDLDEFVDDALAAGASGFLLKNSSYEELAGAVRAAAAGHSALSPLVTRRIIEGHLNGRQRPDGQELARLEHLTERERDVLGLIGEGLSNAEIAERLVVSLHTVKTHVSRMLTKTGCRSRAQAAVLARNALSSPAPGDAATPEPGGRGRPLE encoded by the coding sequence GTGGCTGAGCGGATCAGTGTGCTCGTGGTGGACGACGAGCCGGTCATCCGCGCCGGCCTCAGCGCGATCCTGGACAGCCAGGCGGACCTGACGGTGGTGGGCACGGCGGGCGACGGCGAGGAAGCCGTCGAAGCGTGCACGCGGCTTCGGCCGGACGTACTGCTGATGGACATCCGCATGCCGCGCCGCAACGGACTGTGGGCGCTCACCGAGCTGGGCCGCCGGGGACTGGTCGGTCCCGGACGCTGCCGTGTCCTCATGGTGACGACGTTCGACCTGGACGAGTTCGTCGACGACGCGCTCGCCGCGGGGGCGTCCGGATTCCTGCTCAAGAACAGTTCGTACGAAGAACTGGCCGGGGCCGTCCGGGCCGCGGCGGCGGGCCACAGCGCACTGAGCCCCCTGGTGACCCGCCGGATCATCGAGGGCCATCTCAACGGCCGGCAGCGGCCCGACGGCCAGGAACTGGCCCGGCTGGAACACCTCACCGAGCGGGAACGCGACGTCCTGGGACTCATCGGGGAGGGGCTGAGCAACGCCGAGATCGCCGAGCGGCTCGTCGTGAGCCTGCACACGGTGAAGACGCATGTCAGCCGGATGCTCACGAAGACCGGCTGCCGAAGCCGCGCCCAGGCGGCGGTCCTGGCCAGGAACGCGTTGTCGTCCCCCGCCCCCGGGGACGCGGCGACGCCGGAGCCCGGCGGCCGGGGTCGTCCCTTGGAGTGA
- a CDS encoding GntR family transcriptional regulator, with amino-acid sequence MASTSVRNRRGPQPLVVESISEQLYAILCARITSGEYAPGSRLDPGAIATEFGVSRTPVRDTLVRLEHDRLVETRPRSGTFVTRPSRQDVHEVCQLRKGLEWLATGVAAAAMPLKQIADLREEAVAALAAAERGDYEPFFASDTRIHGEIIASTGNSRLISARDSVEPFVYWLRVLGATGPHRLAGSTERHLEILDAMAARNVPAAQEAAAVHLAEVEEWTLADMDSHSIVT; translated from the coding sequence ATGGCCAGCACATCGGTCCGCAACCGTCGCGGACCACAGCCCCTCGTCGTCGAGTCGATCTCCGAGCAGCTGTACGCGATCCTCTGCGCACGCATCACCTCCGGCGAGTACGCCCCCGGTTCACGCCTCGACCCGGGGGCCATCGCGACCGAGTTCGGCGTGTCGCGCACACCGGTACGCGACACACTGGTGCGCCTCGAACACGACAGGCTCGTCGAGACACGTCCCCGCTCGGGTACGTTCGTGACGCGGCCGAGCCGTCAGGACGTGCACGAGGTCTGCCAGTTGCGCAAAGGGCTTGAGTGGCTCGCCACCGGTGTCGCCGCGGCGGCCATGCCGCTGAAACAGATCGCCGACCTCCGCGAGGAGGCCGTGGCCGCCCTCGCGGCCGCCGAACGCGGCGACTACGAACCGTTCTTCGCCAGCGACACCCGCATCCACGGCGAGATCATCGCCAGCACCGGCAACAGCAGGCTCATCTCCGCCCGTGACTCGGTCGAGCCCTTCGTGTACTGGCTGCGGGTCCTCGGCGCGACCGGCCCGCACCGCCTCGCCGGCTCCACCGAACGGCACCTGGAGATCCTGGACGCCATGGCGGCACGCAATGTGCCGGCCGCCCAGGAGGCCGCCGCCGTCCACCTCGCCGAGGTCGAGGAATGGACCCTGGCCGACATGGACTCCCACAGCATCGTCACATGA